One genomic segment of Nonomuraea coxensis DSM 45129 includes these proteins:
- a CDS encoding PLP-dependent cysteine synthase family protein — MRFASLIDSVGRTPLVGLPRLSPSSDVRIWAKLEDRNPTGSIKDRPALWMIEQAEKDGLLTPGCTILEPTSGNTGISLAMSAKLKGYKLICVMPENTSEERRQLLRMWGAEIISSPAAGGSNEAVRVAKRLAADNPSWVMLYQYGNPANWRSHYETTGPEILADLPTVTHFVAGLGTTGTLMGVGRFLRERVPEVRIVAAEPRYGELVYGLRNVDEGFIPELYDESVLTTRFSVGSADALRRTRELLSAEGIFAGVSTGAALHAAIGVAKKAATAGERADVVFVVADGGWKYLSTGAYEGTLDEAEERLEGQLWA, encoded by the coding sequence ATGCGTTTCGCATCACTGATCGACTCGGTGGGCCGCACGCCGCTCGTCGGCCTGCCGAGGCTGTCGCCGTCCAGCGACGTACGGATCTGGGCCAAGCTGGAGGACCGCAACCCGACCGGCTCCATCAAGGACCGGCCCGCGCTCTGGATGATCGAGCAGGCCGAGAAGGACGGCCTGCTCACGCCCGGCTGCACGATCCTGGAGCCCACGAGCGGCAACACCGGCATCTCGCTCGCCATGTCGGCCAAGCTCAAGGGCTACAAGCTGATCTGCGTCATGCCGGAGAACACCTCGGAGGAGCGCCGCCAGCTCCTGCGCATGTGGGGCGCGGAGATCATCTCCTCGCCCGCCGCCGGCGGCTCCAACGAGGCGGTCCGCGTCGCCAAGCGGCTCGCCGCCGACAACCCGTCGTGGGTCATGCTCTACCAGTACGGCAACCCGGCCAACTGGCGCTCCCACTACGAGACCACGGGCCCCGAGATCCTCGCCGACCTGCCCACCGTCACGCACTTCGTGGCCGGGCTCGGCACCACGGGCACGCTCATGGGCGTCGGCCGGTTCCTGCGCGAGCGGGTGCCCGAGGTGCGGATCGTGGCCGCCGAGCCGCGGTACGGCGAGCTGGTCTACGGCCTGCGCAACGTGGACGAGGGCTTCATCCCCGAGCTCTACGACGAGTCGGTGCTGACCACGCGCTTCTCGGTCGGCTCGGCCGACGCGCTGCGGCGCACCCGCGAGCTGCTGTCCGCCGAGGGCATCTTCGCCGGCGTCTCGACCGGGGCCGCGCTGCACGCCGCGATCGGCGTCGCCAAGAAGGCGGCCACGGCCGGCGAGCGCGCCGACGTCGTCTTCGTGGTGGCCGACGGCGGCTGGAAATACCTGTCCACGGGCGCCTACGAGGGCACCCTGGACGAGGCCGAAGAGCGCCTCGAAGGCCAGCTCTGGGCCTGA
- a CDS encoding DUF3352 domain-containing protein, with amino-acid sequence MSANNPPYGAGQDPDRTQAYNWNQGQPYPPQQGQSAHQQQLPQGGWQQEQIQQGQYGQQAPSGQQQYGQQYGQQPQYGQQPQYGQPGQYTQPQYAQQDPYGQQQGWQQHQQPPAQPPKKGRKGWLVAGAAALAVVVLGGGAVWAVGALGGGGTQPAEVLPANAIAYARLDLDPAANQKLALFQLARKFTVTKDTFSGEDPRKALFDTINKDSDGKLDFAKDVDPWLGSRVGFAAVPSGKEEPDFAVAVQVKDQEQAKAGIAKLMEGEKYGIAFRDDYALLTPTQALADKYAGADGSLADNAEFSDDMGAVGEQGVLSFWTDMGGLVELAGKEIPADQRAAVEQVKDARFAGALRFDSSYVELAGTVRGAKGMTPEGDLPQANLGTLPASTAGALSVSGLDQMVTKQWAEIEKQAAATGSAEITQLLQQAKTQYGLSLPGDIATLLGKNVTFAVDSEGLNGDQIKAGLRIATDPAKAQAVFDKVQQAITSSGQPAPQIAKVTGDGVFTVASSDAYAKSLSEEGSLGDSETYKTAVADGDEANFALFVDLDKVENLYLESMKGDDKANLQVLRAVGLSGKVTDSDATFSLRVLFN; translated from the coding sequence ATGTCTGCGAATAACCCCCCTTACGGTGCTGGGCAGGATCCTGACCGCACTCAGGCGTACAACTGGAACCAGGGACAGCCCTATCCGCCACAGCAGGGCCAGTCCGCGCACCAGCAGCAGCTTCCTCAGGGCGGCTGGCAGCAGGAGCAGATCCAGCAGGGCCAGTACGGCCAGCAAGCCCCGTCCGGCCAGCAGCAGTACGGCCAGCAGTACGGCCAGCAGCCCCAGTACGGGCAGCAGCCCCAGTACGGCCAGCCCGGCCAGTACACCCAGCCCCAGTACGCCCAGCAGGACCCCTACGGGCAGCAGCAGGGCTGGCAGCAGCACCAGCAGCCGCCCGCCCAGCCCCCGAAGAAGGGCCGCAAGGGCTGGCTCGTCGCGGGCGCCGCGGCGCTCGCCGTGGTGGTGCTCGGCGGCGGCGCGGTGTGGGCGGTCGGCGCGCTCGGCGGCGGCGGCACGCAGCCGGCCGAGGTCCTGCCCGCCAACGCGATCGCCTACGCCCGCCTCGACCTCGACCCGGCCGCGAACCAGAAGCTGGCGCTGTTCCAGCTCGCCAGGAAGTTCACGGTCACCAAGGACACCTTCTCCGGCGAGGACCCGCGCAAGGCGCTGTTCGACACCATCAACAAGGACTCCGACGGCAAGCTCGACTTCGCCAAGGACGTCGACCCGTGGCTGGGCAGCAGGGTCGGCTTCGCCGCCGTGCCCTCCGGCAAGGAGGAGCCCGACTTCGCGGTGGCCGTCCAGGTCAAGGACCAGGAGCAGGCCAAGGCCGGCATCGCCAAGCTGATGGAGGGCGAGAAGTACGGCATCGCCTTCCGCGACGACTACGCCCTGCTCACCCCCACGCAGGCGCTGGCCGACAAGTACGCCGGCGCCGACGGCAGCCTGGCCGACAACGCCGAGTTCAGCGACGACATGGGCGCCGTCGGCGAGCAGGGCGTGCTGTCGTTCTGGACCGACATGGGCGGCCTCGTGGAGCTGGCGGGCAAGGAGATCCCGGCCGACCAGCGCGCGGCGGTCGAGCAGGTCAAGGACGCCCGCTTCGCCGGCGCGCTCCGCTTCGACAGCTCCTACGTCGAGCTCGCCGGCACCGTGCGCGGGGCGAAGGGCATGACGCCGGAGGGCGACCTGCCGCAGGCGAACCTCGGCACGCTGCCCGCCTCCACCGCGGGCGCCCTGTCGGTCTCCGGCCTCGACCAGATGGTCACCAAGCAGTGGGCGGAGATCGAGAAGCAGGCCGCGGCGACCGGGTCGGCCGAGATCACGCAGCTCCTCCAGCAGGCCAAGACCCAGTACGGCCTCAGCCTGCCCGGCGACATCGCCACGCTGCTCGGCAAGAACGTCACCTTCGCGGTCGACTCCGAGGGCCTGAACGGCGACCAGATCAAGGCCGGGCTGCGCATCGCCACCGACCCGGCCAAGGCGCAGGCCGTCTTCGACAAGGTGCAGCAGGCGATCACGTCGAGCGGCCAGCCCGCCCCGCAGATCGCCAAGGTCACCGGCGACGGCGTCTTCACCGTGGCGAGCAGCGACGCCTACGCCAAGTCGCTGTCGGAGGAGGGCTCGCTGGGCGACTCGGAGACGTACAAGACGGCGGTCGCGGACGGCGACGAGGCCAACTTCGCGCTCTTCGTGGACCTCGACAAGGTGGAGAACCTCTACCTGGAGTCCATGAAGGGCGACGACAAGGCCAACCTCCAGGTGCTGCGGGCGGTGGGGCTGAGCGGCAAGGTGACCGACTCGGACGCGACGTTCTCGCTCCGGGTGCTGTTCAACTGA
- a CDS encoding PRC-barrel domain containing protein, which translates to MATVTELIGQSVWDANGVWVGHVVDIRVVRHKGELQQSHTVYGLVVSQHRAPLLLGLTREREGRSPWLSKALARVLYAGCAFVPWARVADYGGGEVHISALKRELDRA; encoded by the coding sequence ATGGCAACTGTTACCGAACTCATCGGCCAGTCCGTGTGGGACGCCAACGGGGTGTGGGTCGGGCACGTGGTCGACATCCGGGTGGTCCGGCACAAGGGGGAGCTCCAGCAGAGCCACACCGTCTACGGGCTCGTGGTCTCCCAGCACCGCGCCCCGCTGCTGCTCGGGCTCACCCGCGAGCGCGAGGGGCGGTCGCCCTGGCTGTCGAAGGCGCTCGCGCGGGTGCTGTACGCCGGATGCGCGTTCGTCCCGTGGGCGCGCGTGGCCGACTACGGCGGGGGCGAGGTGCACATCAGCGCCTTGAAACGCGAGCTTGACCGCGCGTAA